A region of the Pantoea alfalfae genome:
AATCGCGTAGGTCCGGGTCTGCACTTCTTTGCCACCTGCATGGTCGCCCTGGGGACACTGATTTCGACCTTCTGGATCCTGGCCTCTAACAGCTGGATGCATACGCCGCAGGGCTACATCATTCAGAATGGCATCGTGGTTCCGCAGGATTGGTTCAAAATCGTCTTTAACCCCTCTTTCCCTTACCGGTTGTTCCATATGTCGGTGGCGGCGTTCCTGGCGAGTGCCTTCTTTGTTGGGTCGTCGGCGGCCTGGCATCTGCTGAAGGGCAACAATAATCCTGCCATCCGCAGGATGTTCTCCATGGCGTTGTGGATGGCGCTGATCGTCGCGCCGATTCAGGCAATGATTGGTGATGCTCACGGTCTGAACACACTGGAGCATCAGCCTGCCAAGATCGCGGCAATTGAAGGACACTGGGAAAACCCGCCGGGTGAAGCCACACCGCTGATTCTGTTTGGTATTCCCGACATGGAGCAGGAGCGCACCAAATATGCGCTGGAAGTGCCTTATCTCGGCAGTCTGATTCTGACGCATAGTCTGGACAAGCAGGTTCCGGCGCTGAAGTCGTTCCCGAAAGAGGATCGACCTAATTCAACGGTGATTTTCTGGTCCTTCCGCGTGATGGTGGCGCTGGGCCTGCTGATGATCACGCTCGGCGTGGTCAGCCTGTGGCTGCGTTTTAAAGGGCGTCTTTATGAGTCGCGTCCGTTCCTGTGGTTTGCGCTGCTGATGGGACCATCGGGTCTGATTGCGATTCTGGCTGGCTGGTTTACTACTGAAATCGGTCGTCAGCCGTGGGTGGTTTATGGCGTTCAGCGTACCATCGATGCGGTCTCGGCACATGGCGATATGCACATGAGCATCAGCCTGCTGGCCTTTATTCTGGTCTATAGCTCGGTGTTTGGCGTGGGGTATCACTACATGATGCGTCTGATTAAGCAGGGACCGGTTGTCGGCGAAGGTCATACCACCGAAGAGGGTGGACCGGGTCAGAAGAAAACGCCAGCGCGTCCACTTTCCGCTGCCACCTTTAAGGATGGAGACCACTAAGATGATCGATTTTTCCGTTATCTGGTTTGTGATTATCGTCTTCGCAACCCTGATGTATATCGTAATGGATGGTTTCGACCTGGGCATTGGTCTGCTGTTCCCGTTCAATAAAGATGCTGGCGAGCGCGACATGATGGTTAATACCGTCGCGCCGGTCTGGGATGGTAATGAGACCTGGCTGGTGCTGGGAGGCGCAGGCCTGTTCGGTGCGTTCCCGCTGGCCTATGCAGTCATCGCCGATGCACTGTCGATTCCGCTGACCGCCATGCTGATTGGTTTGATTTTCCGCGGCGTTGCCTTCGAGTTCCGCTTTAAAGCGGTGGAAGGCCATCGTGCATTCTGGGACAAGTCGTTTATTGCCGGTTCGATTATCGCCACCTTCAGTCAGGGTGTGGCGGTCGGTGCAT
Encoded here:
- a CDS encoding cytochrome ubiquinol oxidase subunit I, with translation MFGLDAFHLARIQFAFTVSFHIIFPAITIGLASFLAVLEGMWLKTRDQTYRDLYHFWSKIFAVNFGMGVVSGLVMAYQFGTNWSGFSEFAGSITGPLLTYEVLTAFFLEAGFLGVMLFGWNRVGPGLHFFATCMVALGTLISTFWILASNSWMHTPQGYIIQNGIVVPQDWFKIVFNPSFPYRLFHMSVAAFLASAFFVGSSAAWHLLKGNNNPAIRRMFSMALWMALIVAPIQAMIGDAHGLNTLEHQPAKIAAIEGHWENPPGEATPLILFGIPDMEQERTKYALEVPYLGSLILTHSLDKQVPALKSFPKEDRPNSTVIFWSFRVMVALGLLMITLGVVSLWLRFKGRLYESRPFLWFALLMGPSGLIAILAGWFTTEIGRQPWVVYGVQRTIDAVSAHGDMHMSISLLAFILVYSSVFGVGYHYMMRLIKQGPVVGEGHTTEEGGPGQKKTPARPLSAATFKDGDH